Within the Novosphingobium pentaromativorans US6-1 genome, the region AAGATGCGCTGGACAAGGTGATTCCAGCTGCGGCGGGCGTCTGTCTTTCGCACGCTGGCCAGGGTTGCGTGCTGGGCACGCGCATCTTCGTGCCGGAGGAAAGAAAGGCCGAGGTGATGCAGGGCATGAAAGCGCTGTTCGAATCGGTCAAGATCGGTCCCGCCTCTGCTGACGATACGGTGCTCGGCCCCCTCATCAGCAGGGCCCAGGTCGAGCGCTGCGAGCGATTTGTCGAGCTGGCGACGCAGGCCGGGGCCAAGGTGGTTTGCGGCGGCAAGCGGCCGGAAGGGCTGGACGGCTACTTCTACGAGGCGACTGTCCTCGATACTCCCGATAACGCCAATCCTGCGGCGCAGGAGGAAATCTTCGGTCCGGTCATCTGCGTGATTGGTTACACCGACATCGATCATGCGATTGCCATGGCGAACGACACGCCCTTCGGTCTGTCTGGCTATGTATTCGGCGCCGACAAGAAAGCCGCTCTGGCGGTGGCGAAGCGGCTCAAGACCGGGACGGTCAACGTCAATGGGGGTCTCAATTCGGCCTATGCTTCCTCGGGCGGTCACCGCATGAGCGGTGTTGGTCGCGAGCGCGGGCCGGACGGACTGCGACTTTACCAGAACGCGACCAACCTCACGATGGCAGCGTGACGATTGCGGGAGCCGGGAGCGGCGCTTCATCCAAAAGGCATGCAGCAGGCGGGGCTCCCGTACGTTTCCCCGAGGCGATGATTGCGGGCAATTGCAAGACATCGCCGACATGCGCAGACAAGACACAGGACGATTGCCGGATGCCTTTTACGTTTATCCATCCTGCACATGATTGGCAGGGTTATCGCGATGACTTCGGACACCCGCAGGCCATGACGGATAGCTCTTTATGACCGGGCAACGGGGACGCTACGCGATCGCCGGACTTGGCCTGACCGAACAGGGCCGGGGTCTGGGCAGGACATCGCGCGAATTGAGGGCGCAGGCGCTGGCCCTGGCGCTTGACGATGCCGGGTTGGAGCGCAGCGCGGTCGACGGTTACATCCATTGCTGGGTGGAACGCGAGGACCTGCGTTTTCTTGGTCTGGCGCCCAATTTTTCGCTGCAGCTGCAAAGCGGCGGAGCCACGCCGGGCATAGCCATCATGACGGCGATGGGCATGATCGAGGCGGGACAGGCGGAATGCGTCGCCATCAATTACGGCTTCGCGCCAAGCGAAGGCTATCTGCGCGGGCAGCCCTTCGGCGATATCGGTTCGCTGGGTTACGGCTATCCGTCGCTCTACGGCCTGATCGGAGCGGCTGCCGCGCACGCCTTGCATGCCCGACGTCATTTCGACCTTTACGGAACGACGTCGGAGCACCTGGGCGCGGTTGCGGTGCAGCAGCGCGCCTATGCAGTGAACCGGCCCGGTACGCTGGGATACGGCAAGCCGTTGACGCTGGACGACCATCAGGCCTCGCCGCTGGTCGCCGATCCGCTGCGCCGCTACGACTGCACCCGTGACACCGACGGCGGCGCTTGCTTGCTGGTGATGTCGGCCGAGCGGGCGAAACAATGCCGATCGCGCCCGGTCTATGTCCTGGGGGCGGGAACCGGGCACAATATCGCGCGGTGGTTCGACAAGACGATCTATGCCCATCACGACAATATAGGCCCGGCCAAGGCGCGCGCCTTCGAGATGGCCCGGGTCGGGCTGGACGACATCGATTGCGCACAGTTCTACGATGCCTTCACCATCGGCACGCTGATGCAGCTGGAACATTACGGTTTCTGCAAGGACGGGCAGGGCGGCCCGTTCGTGGCAGAGGGCGGAATGGGTCCCGATGGCGCGATCCCCACCAATACCGGCGGGGGGCAATTGTCAGCCTATTACACCGCGGGCTTCACCCCGATCGTGGAGGCCATGCTGCAATTGCGCGGCGA harbors:
- a CDS encoding thiolase family protein, coding for MTGQRGRYAIAGLGLTEQGRGLGRTSRELRAQALALALDDAGLERSAVDGYIHCWVEREDLRFLGLAPNFSLQLQSGGATPGIAIMTAMGMIEAGQAECVAINYGFAPSEGYLRGQPFGDIGSLGYGYPSLYGLIGAAAAHALHARRHFDLYGTTSEHLGAVAVQQRAYAVNRPGTLGYGKPLTLDDHQASPLVADPLRRYDCTRDTDGGACLLVMSAERAKQCRSRPVYVLGAGTGHNIARWFDKTIYAHHDNIGPAKARAFEMARVGLDDIDCAQFYDAFTIGTLMQLEHYGFCKDGQGGPFVAEGGMGPDGAIPTNTGGGQLSAYYTAGFTPIVEAMLQLRGEAGAGQLDGMNIALVSGHGLNGGVQNTWAHATLILGNAA